One segment of Yersinia kristensenii DNA contains the following:
- the truA gene encoding tRNA pseudouridine(38-40) synthase TruA — translation MSELELTQPESTAAKAVGIKIALGIEYDGSRYFGWQRQQEVTSVQACLEAALSKVANEPIGVLCAGRTDAGVHATGQVVHFVTTAERKEAAWTMGVNSHLPPDIAVRWVKTVDDDFHARFSATARRYRYIIFNHRYRPAVLAQGVTHCYLPLDAEKMQQAAQSLLGEHDFTSFRAVQCQSRSPWRNVKHVKVTRHGAYIVVDIKANAFVHHMVRNIVGSLMEVGCGNQDVTWMAELLALKDRARAAATAKAEGLYLVAVDYPEHFALPKAPMGPLFLADD, via the coding sequence ATGTCCGAACTTGAGTTGACCCAGCCAGAAAGTACCGCGGCTAAGGCTGTGGGTATTAAAATTGCGCTGGGTATTGAATACGATGGTAGCCGCTATTTTGGTTGGCAACGCCAGCAAGAAGTGACCAGCGTGCAAGCCTGCCTGGAGGCTGCGCTCTCGAAGGTCGCCAATGAGCCTATCGGCGTACTTTGTGCTGGGAGGACGGATGCGGGTGTGCACGCAACCGGGCAAGTGGTCCATTTTGTCACCACGGCTGAGCGCAAAGAAGCCGCCTGGACGATGGGCGTCAACAGCCATTTACCCCCCGATATTGCAGTGCGCTGGGTAAAAACGGTTGATGATGATTTTCATGCCCGCTTCAGTGCTACGGCTCGTCGCTACCGTTATATTATTTTTAATCATCGCTACCGCCCTGCGGTATTGGCGCAAGGGGTGACCCATTGCTATCTGCCGCTCGATGCCGAAAAAATGCAACAGGCTGCGCAAAGTTTGCTTGGTGAGCACGATTTTACCTCGTTCCGTGCCGTACAATGCCAGTCCCGTAGCCCGTGGCGAAATGTAAAACATGTCAAAGTGACCCGACATGGCGCGTATATCGTGGTAGATATCAAAGCCAACGCATTTGTTCATCATATGGTGCGTAATATTGTTGGCAGCCTGATGGAGGTCGGTTGTGGCAATCAAGATGTCACTTGGATGGCAGAGTTGCTAGCGCTTAAAGATCGGGCACGTGCGGCGGCAACCGCGAAAGCGGAAGGATTATACTTAGTCGCCGTCGACTATCCTGAACACTTTGCGTTACCGAAAGCGCCGATGGGGCCCCTTTTTTTAGCTGATGACTGA
- a CDS encoding aspartate-semialdehyde dehydrogenase codes for MSDGWNIALLGATGAVGEALLELLSERQFPVGELYPLASERSAGATVRFNGKSVLVENVAEFDWSQAQLAFFVAGREASAQYAEEAGNAGCLVIDSSGLFAMEPDVPLVVPSVNPQVLADYRNRNIVAVADSLTSQLLTAIKPLTEQAGLSRLHVTALLSASAHGKAAVDDLAGQSAKLLNGIPAEPGIFAKQLAFNVLPLLADEEGSVREERRLVDQVRKVLQDDGLPISVTCIQSPVFYGQAQVVHLEALRPISSDEARSELESCEDIQLSEEDDYPTQVSDASGSDVLSIGCIRNDYGIPEVLQFWSVADNIRFGGALMAIETAERLLQEQLY; via the coding sequence ATGTCTGACGGCTGGAATATTGCTCTGTTAGGAGCAACGGGCGCAGTAGGTGAAGCTTTGCTGGAGCTATTAAGTGAGCGCCAGTTCCCGGTTGGTGAATTGTATCCGCTGGCCAGCGAGCGCAGCGCCGGTGCGACAGTGCGCTTTAATGGTAAAAGTGTTCTGGTGGAAAACGTTGCAGAATTTGACTGGTCGCAGGCGCAGTTGGCTTTCTTTGTCGCCGGCCGTGAAGCTTCTGCACAATATGCGGAAGAAGCGGGGAATGCGGGTTGTCTGGTCATCGACAGCAGTGGATTATTCGCGATGGAGCCGGATGTGCCGTTGGTGGTGCCGAGTGTGAATCCTCAAGTATTGGCTGATTATCGCAATCGCAATATTGTGGCGGTTGCCGATAGCTTGACCAGCCAACTGTTGACCGCGATTAAACCGCTGACGGAACAAGCCGGTTTATCCCGCCTGCATGTTACCGCGCTACTTTCGGCTTCTGCCCATGGTAAAGCCGCAGTGGATGACCTTGCCGGGCAAAGTGCTAAATTACTCAATGGTATCCCAGCCGAGCCGGGCATCTTCGCCAAGCAATTGGCATTTAACGTTTTACCGCTACTGGCGGATGAAGAGGGCAGTGTGCGCGAAGAGCGCCGTTTAGTGGATCAGGTGCGCAAAGTCTTACAAGATGATGGCTTGCCTATTTCAGTAACCTGCATTCAGTCGCCGGTATTTTATGGCCAGGCTCAGGTGGTTCATCTGGAAGCGTTACGCCCGATCTCCTCAGATGAAGCCCGCAGTGAACTGGAAAGTTGCGAAGATATCCAATTATCTGAAGAAGATGATTACCCGACTCAAGTTAGCGATGCTTCTGGCAGTGATGTCTTAAGTATTGGTTGTATCCGCAATGATTATGGTATTCCCGAGGTGTTGCAGTTCTGGTCGGTGGCCGACAACATTCGTTTTGGTGGTGCATTGATGGCGATTGAAACGGCGGAGCGCCTGTTGCAGGAGCAACTATACTGA
- the pdxB gene encoding 4-phosphoerythronate dehydrogenase PdxB, which translates to MKILVDENMPYAEALFQRLGDVQAVPGRPIPLDALAGADALMVRSVTKVNEALLQGTSIRFVGTATAGTDHVDENWLQQQGIGFSAAPGCNAIAVVEYVFSALLMMAERDGFQLRDKTVGIIGVGNVGSRLNARLQALGVKTLLCDPPRADRGDKEAFWPLEKLVREADVLTFHTPLNKTGPYQSLHMADDELLAALPDGRILINACRGAVVDNAALLRALEKGKKLSVVLDVWEPEPELSLPLLARVDIGTPHIAGYTLEGKARGTTQVFEAFSQYLGQPQSVELASLLPPPEFSQLQLNGELDEGKLKRLMHLVYDVRRDDAPLRRVAGLPGEFDRLRKHYQERREWSSLCVQCDDAASAELLQKLGFSTQLL; encoded by the coding sequence GTGAAAATTCTGGTTGATGAGAATATGCCGTATGCCGAGGCGCTCTTTCAGCGGTTAGGTGATGTACAGGCGGTGCCGGGGCGGCCTATCCCCCTTGATGCACTGGCGGGTGCAGATGCGCTGATGGTGCGCTCGGTCACCAAAGTGAATGAGGCGCTATTGCAAGGCACGTCCATTCGCTTTGTCGGCACGGCGACCGCCGGTACGGATCATGTTGATGAAAACTGGCTACAGCAACAGGGCATTGGCTTCTCCGCTGCGCCCGGCTGTAATGCTATCGCCGTGGTTGAATATGTTTTTTCCGCGCTGCTGATGATGGCCGAACGCGATGGCTTCCAGTTGCGTGATAAAACTGTCGGTATCATTGGTGTCGGTAATGTGGGGTCGCGGCTGAATGCTCGCCTGCAAGCTCTGGGCGTCAAAACGCTGCTGTGTGACCCACCGCGCGCGGATCGGGGCGATAAAGAGGCGTTCTGGCCACTGGAAAAACTGGTGCGCGAAGCTGACGTTCTCACCTTCCATACACCGCTGAATAAAACCGGCCCTTATCAAAGCTTGCACATGGCGGATGATGAGCTGCTGGCAGCCCTACCGGACGGCCGCATTCTGATTAATGCTTGCCGCGGCGCGGTGGTCGATAACGCCGCCTTGCTCCGTGCGCTGGAGAAAGGTAAAAAGCTCAGTGTGGTGTTGGATGTGTGGGAGCCGGAGCCGGAGTTATCTTTGCCGCTATTGGCCCGCGTTGATATTGGCACCCCACATATTGCCGGATACACCTTAGAGGGCAAGGCGCGCGGTACCACCCAAGTGTTTGAAGCATTTAGTCAATATCTGGGCCAGCCGCAGTCTGTCGAGCTTGCCAGCTTGCTGCCTCCACCGGAATTCAGCCAATTACAGCTAAATGGCGAGCTGGACGAAGGCAAATTAAAACGATTGATGCACTTGGTGTATGATGTGCGCCGCGATGATGCGCCGCTGCGCCGTGTTGCTGGCCTGCCGGGTGAGTTTGACCGCTTGCGCAAGCACTATCAGGAGCGGCGCGAATGGTCATCACTTTGCGTGCAGTGTGATGATGCTGCCAGTGCTGAGTTATTGCAGAAATTAGGCTTTAGCACTCAATTACTCTAA
- a CDS encoding AraC family transcriptional regulator — protein MTKPNFPMVTTSAPQNLSFRCEIYNAHTEFLPHTHSYGQLICVKSGVLAMSIGGQRFLAPPEFSVWIPAGVEHSSYNRKPMHFRAIDIALELCDGLPLSACLINVSPIFNAIVENCFSRGVLMPESEPDMRLGCVLIDQLKVSPVQCTYLPTSQDKLLSPILTALERCPSDNTSLALWAKRVYTTERTLSRRCQQELGMAFSEWRQRLRFLHAISLLEQGLTVQSVALDVGYSSASAFIAMFQQVSGTTPERFRRDNSGL, from the coding sequence ATGACAAAACCTAATTTTCCGATGGTAACCACCAGCGCGCCGCAGAATCTCTCTTTTCGCTGCGAGATATACAATGCCCATACTGAATTCCTGCCGCATACCCATTCCTACGGGCAATTGATATGTGTTAAATCGGGTGTGCTGGCAATGAGTATCGGTGGCCAGCGCTTTCTGGCTCCGCCTGAATTTAGTGTTTGGATCCCCGCCGGGGTCGAACATTCCAGCTATAACCGCAAACCGATGCATTTTCGTGCTATTGATATCGCGCTGGAACTCTGTGATGGATTACCCCTGTCTGCTTGCCTTATCAATGTCAGCCCAATTTTTAATGCCATCGTGGAAAATTGCTTCTCCCGTGGTGTGTTAATGCCGGAAAGTGAACCTGATATGCGCTTAGGGTGCGTGCTGATTGACCAGCTCAAAGTCTCGCCGGTGCAGTGCACTTATTTGCCGACCTCACAAGATAAGTTGCTGTCGCCCATTCTAACAGCACTAGAGCGCTGCCCATCAGACAATACCTCACTGGCACTCTGGGCTAAACGGGTTTATACCACTGAACGGACTTTATCGCGCCGTTGCCAGCAAGAGTTAGGTATGGCGTTTAGCGAATGGCGGCAACGATTACGTTTTTTACATGCAATTTCGCTACTGGAACAAGGGCTAACGGTGCAAAGTGTGGCACTGGATGTCGGCTATAGCTCGGCCTCAGCATTTATTGCCATGTTTCAGCAAGTATCAGGGACCACACCGGAGCGTTTCCGCCGAGACAATAGTGGCCTATAA
- a CDS encoding DMT family transporter yields the protein MNVLFPLFAVIIWSINAVVSKISATAIDPAAISFYRWVLALLTLTPFLLLGVIRNWQAIRIYWWKLMILGLLGMVLYQSLAYYAAHSVSALFMGILSSLIPLLTVLISIVVLRVAPTVGIALGSVLSLGGLVWLVSAGNPAQLLQQGIGKGELMMFAASASYALYGVLTKRWAIQLPNWQSLYMQIVFGVVLLIPNFLLAPDVQLTAQNIPLVLFAGIPASIIAPYLWIHGVMRLGANTASIFMNLTPVFTAIIAVTFLHEQLHSYHLIGGGITLAGVILAQRLRIPLRRKTAQ from the coding sequence ATGAATGTGTTGTTTCCCCTCTTCGCGGTGATCATCTGGTCAATCAATGCCGTGGTCAGCAAGATATCCGCCACGGCTATCGATCCCGCGGCCATTTCTTTCTATCGCTGGGTGCTGGCATTGCTGACTCTCACGCCATTTTTGCTGCTGGGTGTTATCCGCAACTGGCAGGCCATCCGCATCTATTGGTGGAAATTGATGATTCTGGGGCTGCTGGGCATGGTGCTATACCAAAGCCTGGCGTATTACGCCGCCCATAGTGTCAGTGCCCTGTTTATGGGGATTCTTAGCTCGCTGATCCCCTTACTCACCGTGCTTATTAGTATTGTGGTGCTGCGTGTTGCTCCCACGGTCGGGATTGCTCTGGGTAGCGTATTGTCATTAGGGGGGTTAGTGTGGTTAGTCAGCGCGGGTAACCCGGCGCAATTGCTGCAACAGGGTATTGGCAAAGGCGAGTTGATGATGTTCGCCGCATCGGCTTCCTATGCTCTCTATGGAGTATTAACCAAGCGCTGGGCGATTCAGTTACCCAACTGGCAATCACTTTATATGCAAATTGTCTTTGGCGTGGTGCTGCTAATTCCCAATTTCCTGCTAGCACCGGATGTTCAATTAACCGCACAAAATATCCCGTTGGTCTTATTTGCTGGTATTCCGGCCTCTATTATTGCACCTTATTTATGGATCCACGGTGTCATGCGGCTGGGGGCAAACACCGCATCAATATTTATGAATCTGACCCCGGTGTTTACCGCCATTATCGCCGTGACTTTCCTGCATGAACAATTGCACAGTTACCATCTGATTGGGGGCGGTATCACCCTCGCAGGGGTGATATTAGCGCAACGGCTGCGCATACCATTACGCCGAAAAACGGCGCAATAA
- a CDS encoding DMT family transporter — MAMPAGLSPSVARSSRVGSGFFTGKRQGYVLAVISAMLLGFTGIIIRILTVHYHLPTSVLAFWRAGLVAAVLLPILLVVRPEWAKLRRDQVKFYLAYGLLLAVFNGLWTESVALNGASISTILVYCSVGFTVFLGWIFYNEYMGWRELIVIVISLVGCFLVSDGLNITAANFNFIGLFIGLASGIGYSFYTLAGRIATDRRYPVWNTILYVFGFSAVYQLIFNQLLLWFPIQGLQQMVGNLFFLSRGGEGIQWSGWWLLLILAAGPTLLGFGLFNLSLKTLPLAVASLILTLELIFTAVIAYFLLGETLSAAQLLGSALVLLGVLMLHR; from the coding sequence ATGGCAATGCCGGCGGGATTATCCCCATCAGTGGCCCGTTCCTCGAGGGTGGGAAGCGGTTTTTTTACCGGTAAGCGGCAAGGGTATGTGCTGGCTGTTATCAGTGCCATGTTATTGGGTTTTACTGGGATTATTATCCGCATTCTCACCGTACATTATCATTTGCCGACTTCAGTTTTAGCTTTCTGGCGGGCAGGATTGGTCGCGGCAGTGCTGTTACCTATTTTATTGGTGGTCAGGCCTGAATGGGCTAAATTACGCCGCGATCAGGTCAAATTTTATTTGGCTTATGGTCTGTTGCTCGCGGTATTTAATGGCTTATGGACAGAATCCGTCGCATTAAATGGGGCATCGATATCCACTATTCTGGTGTATTGCTCGGTGGGTTTTACGGTTTTTCTTGGTTGGATTTTTTATAACGAATATATGGGGTGGCGTGAGTTAATCGTTATCGTGATCAGTCTGGTGGGCTGTTTTCTGGTCAGTGATGGGCTGAATATCACGGCGGCAAATTTTAATTTTATTGGTTTGTTCATTGGGCTGGCGTCGGGCATTGGTTACAGCTTTTATACTCTGGCAGGGCGAATTGCCACTGATCGCCGTTATCCGGTGTGGAATACTATTTTGTATGTATTTGGTTTCTCGGCTGTCTATCAGCTGATATTTAACCAACTGCTTTTATGGTTTCCAATACAAGGATTACAGCAGATGGTCGGAAATCTGTTTTTCTTGTCCAGAGGGGGGGAGGGTATTCAATGGTCTGGCTGGTGGCTATTACTGATTCTGGCGGCAGGCCCGACATTACTGGGCTTTGGCCTGTTTAATCTGAGTTTGAAGACGCTGCCGCTGGCGGTTGCCAGTTTGATATTAACCTTGGAGTTGATTTTCACCGCGGTGATTGCTTATTTTCTATTGGGAGAAACCTTATCGGCGGCGCAATTACTCGGCAGCGCATTGGTCTTATTGGGCGTATTAATGCTGCACAGATAA
- a CDS encoding PLP-dependent aminotransferase family protein codes for MHIPLDRQHDIPLYLQIEEALRRAILSGVFADGDKLPSTRALAAELSVSRLTADNAYAELAAKGFLQQRRGSGAYVRYLPPPPSQPLPLLQGEFPLDRFTTVTSRLDGYADIPLPPDTINFAAGIGSPKIFPLDEFRQILQSILRRHAEEAFSYGDYCGYYPLRDTLSRILSAQGIPTRPEQLLITNGSQHAISLVSQSLLAPGDTVLVEEPTYAEALALFRLHKVNIIALPSDQQGMQLDTLPALLALHHPKLIYCIPNFNNPTGRCMSEGRRHQLLHIARAAGVTILEDDYVGDLRYSGQKLPSLRSLAAPGEVIYVSTFSKMLLPSMRIGYLVADQPHYTQLACLKHVDSFTSSNLIQRALDAFVTVGRYDKQLRRACRLYRQHRDAMAEALTQTLPLGCQFEIPDGGLFIWLQLPENAPISQLMPLAWQAGVTFAKGGGFYTQEASGEFSLRLNFAANSPELIIQGIARLSAAIRQCQAEKSPA; via the coding sequence ATGCATATTCCTTTAGATCGCCAACATGACATTCCGCTGTATCTGCAAATTGAAGAAGCGCTACGCCGAGCTATCCTCAGTGGGGTCTTTGCTGATGGAGATAAATTGCCGTCAACCCGTGCTTTGGCAGCAGAATTATCCGTCAGCCGCCTGACGGCGGATAATGCTTACGCCGAGTTGGCAGCGAAAGGCTTTTTGCAGCAACGACGCGGCAGTGGTGCTTATGTTCGCTATCTACCGCCACCGCCGAGCCAGCCGCTACCGCTGTTACAAGGGGAATTCCCACTCGACCGTTTTACTACCGTCACCTCACGGCTAGACGGTTATGCCGATATTCCCCTGCCCCCAGACACCATCAATTTCGCAGCGGGTATTGGCAGCCCGAAGATTTTTCCACTGGATGAATTCCGCCAGATTCTGCAATCCATATTGCGGCGTCATGCTGAAGAAGCATTCAGTTATGGTGATTACTGCGGCTATTATCCCTTGCGCGATACCCTCAGCCGCATTCTTTCTGCGCAGGGCATCCCGACGCGGCCAGAGCAATTACTGATAACCAATGGTTCACAACACGCCATTAGCCTCGTTAGCCAATCACTATTAGCCCCTGGTGATACTGTATTGGTGGAAGAACCCACCTATGCTGAAGCTCTCGCCCTGTTTCGCCTGCATAAAGTGAATATTATTGCGCTGCCCAGTGACCAACAGGGCATGCAGTTGGATACCCTGCCCGCGCTGCTAGCGCTGCATCACCCCAAACTTATCTATTGCATCCCTAACTTTAATAACCCCACAGGTCGCTGTATGAGTGAAGGCCGCCGTCATCAACTATTGCATATAGCTCGAGCTGCCGGAGTCACCATCCTTGAGGATGATTATGTCGGTGACTTGCGTTACAGCGGCCAAAAATTGCCTTCACTGCGCTCACTGGCGGCACCGGGCGAGGTTATTTATGTCAGCACGTTTTCCAAAATGTTGCTGCCCAGTATGCGTATTGGTTATTTGGTTGCCGACCAACCCCACTACACGCAGTTGGCGTGCTTAAAACATGTTGATAGTTTTACCAGTTCGAATCTCATCCAGCGGGCGCTGGATGCCTTTGTGACGGTCGGGCGCTATGACAAACAGTTGCGCCGGGCTTGCCGTTTATATCGCCAGCACCGCGATGCCATGGCCGAGGCACTGACACAAACATTGCCGCTGGGTTGCCAGTTTGAAATACCGGATGGCGGGTTATTTATCTGGCTGCAACTTCCTGAAAATGCGCCTATTTCACAATTAATGCCATTGGCCTGGCAAGCGGGCGTGACCTTCGCAAAAGGCGGAGGATTTTATACCCAAGAAGCAAGCGGAGAGTTTAGCCTACGTTTGAATTTTGCCGCCAACTCCCCGGAGCTTATCATCCAAGGAATTGCTCGGTTGAGTGCAGCCATTCGGCAGTGTCAGGCAGAAAAAAGCCCGGCATAA
- a CDS encoding protein disulfide oxidoreductase produces MNRLKRWSKELLVLVLLAVVVSFAMDWLRSPQAPADWPDTPWQTLAGKTVSLQEMSQEKPLLIYFWATWCGVCKFTTPSVNQLVQEGENVLTVALRSGDPAQVETWLRKKGYQLPVINDPQGQLSAQWQINVTPTVVILYQGKMVQHTSGWTSYWGMKLRLWLASF; encoded by the coding sequence ATGAATCGCTTAAAGCGCTGGAGCAAGGAATTGCTGGTTTTAGTGCTGCTGGCGGTGGTGGTTTCATTTGCTATGGATTGGCTGCGTAGCCCGCAAGCACCAGCCGACTGGCCGGATACGCCATGGCAAACGCTGGCGGGAAAGACGGTTTCCTTGCAGGAGATGAGTCAGGAAAAACCGCTGCTTATCTATTTCTGGGCGACATGGTGCGGTGTATGCAAATTCACCACACCCAGTGTCAATCAGTTAGTGCAAGAGGGTGAAAATGTCCTGACGGTGGCGCTAAGGTCAGGAGATCCCGCGCAAGTTGAGACTTGGTTACGCAAAAAAGGCTATCAACTGCCGGTGATAAATGACCCACAAGGGCAATTATCAGCCCAGTGGCAAATTAATGTCACGCCGACAGTGGTTATCCTCTATCAAGGGAAAATGGTGCAACACACGAGCGGTTGGACCAGCTATTGGGGAATGAAACTGCGCCTATGGTTGGCCTCCTTCTAA
- a CDS encoding DsbA family protein, whose translation MRKLTVLLLVLFSTPLWAATPFTPEQEVRIKELIRETLISNPDILEQSVNAWQQQANEAQGQQLSQFIAANKQALYQDPGSPRFGATTPQLTLVSFTDYNCPFCKTFDPLLEKLVKDYPQVAVVIKPLPFKGESSVTSARLALTLWQQHPDQWMAFHQRLMAKKGLHDASSIAAAQKKTGVTAVEASEQSLNVLRSNLKLAEQLGIQGTPATLIGDQMIPGAISYQELEEIVKQQLAQAGK comes from the coding sequence ATGAGAAAATTGACTGTATTACTGTTGGTGCTGTTTTCGACGCCTCTCTGGGCGGCGACCCCCTTCACCCCAGAACAGGAAGTCCGCATTAAAGAGCTGATCCGCGAAACATTAATATCTAATCCAGATATCCTGGAGCAATCGGTCAACGCCTGGCAGCAGCAAGCCAATGAAGCACAGGGGCAACAACTGAGCCAGTTTATCGCCGCGAATAAACAAGCCCTATATCAAGACCCCGGTAGCCCGCGTTTTGGCGCGACCACACCGCAACTGACTTTGGTTTCTTTCACCGACTACAATTGCCCATTCTGCAAGACATTTGACCCCTTGCTGGAGAAGTTAGTCAAAGACTACCCACAGGTGGCGGTGGTGATAAAACCATTGCCATTCAAAGGGGAAAGTTCGGTGACCAGTGCACGATTGGCATTAACGCTGTGGCAACAGCATCCTGACCAATGGATGGCTTTTCATCAGCGTTTGATGGCGAAAAAGGGCCTCCATGATGCCAGCAGTATTGCCGCCGCACAGAAAAAAACCGGGGTGACGGCAGTGGAGGCGAGTGAGCAAAGCTTAAATGTGCTGCGTTCCAACCTGAAGCTGGCTGAGCAACTGGGTATTCAGGGCACACCGGCCACCTTGATTGGTGATCAAATGATTCCGGGGGCAATTTCCTATCAAGAACTGGAGGAAATAGTGAAACAACAATTGGCGCAGGCGGGTAAATGA
- a CDS encoding protein-disulfide reductase DsbD family protein, with amino-acid sequence MLNLSKTALFCLLLLWMPTLWAADSGWLVSAQNDHAKVRVRAEPSAGNETRMLLSVQLAKGWKTYWRSPGEGGIAPTIAWSAPLEAVKWYWPVPQRFDVSGISTQGYHEQVNLPIVISGKVPNTLSGILTLSTCSNVCILTDYPFSLDLSSAVSAENQQQFEHDFAQAMGQVPIANALTPHIQAGFSQGEVQILAQRDEGWQKPELFFDTLEDVDLGKPIVTVQGNQLSVRVPATDGWGESVGDLRGKPLTLVLTDGGLAQEATVTIGQALTLPQSNASFWSWVLMALAGGLILNLMPCVLPVLAMKLSSILQTEQQTRRQVRWQFLASSAGIITSFWLLALLMTALRLGNHALGWGIQFQNPWFIGFMVVVTALFTANLFGLFEIQLSSSLNTRIAAPRVEKPGARGMVGHFGQGALATLLATPCSAPFLGTAVAFALAAPLPALWGILTALGVGMSLPWLAVAAWPKLALCLPRPGRWMNHLRIAMGVLMLVSSLWLLSLMVSHIGLQAVIIIAGIVLLALLLAIGWRYGTRIAAIVSLIAVLIVGGLLLAGALTADLWRKPLHDNIPWQPLTESAIQKALAEDKRVFVDVTADWCVTCKVNKIHVLMRDDVQQALQAPDVVALRGDWTRPSANITAFLRERGSVAIPFNQIYGPQQPQGVVLSPLLDRDVLLKVLADAKGNEK; translated from the coding sequence ATGCTCAATTTAAGCAAGACAGCTTTGTTCTGTCTGTTGCTGCTCTGGATGCCTACCCTTTGGGCGGCAGATAGCGGCTGGTTGGTCAGTGCGCAAAATGACCATGCCAAGGTTCGAGTTCGTGCCGAGCCTTCTGCTGGCAATGAAACCCGCATGTTACTTAGCGTCCAGTTGGCAAAAGGTTGGAAAACCTATTGGCGCTCGCCGGGAGAAGGGGGCATTGCACCCACCATTGCCTGGTCTGCGCCGCTCGAGGCTGTAAAATGGTACTGGCCGGTACCCCAACGTTTTGATGTGTCTGGGATTTCTACTCAGGGATATCATGAGCAGGTCAACCTACCGATCGTAATTTCCGGCAAGGTTCCCAACACATTAAGTGGAATACTGACTCTGTCGACCTGCAGTAATGTCTGTATTTTGACCGACTATCCCTTTAGCCTCGATTTGTCCTCTGCCGTCAGCGCGGAAAATCAGCAGCAGTTCGAACACGATTTTGCCCAAGCGATGGGGCAGGTACCGATTGCCAATGCGTTGACTCCGCATATTCAGGCCGGTTTTAGTCAAGGAGAAGTGCAAATCCTTGCTCAGCGTGATGAGGGTTGGCAGAAGCCAGAGTTGTTCTTCGATACTCTGGAAGATGTCGATCTTGGCAAGCCTATCGTCACTGTGCAGGGTAATCAATTGTCGGTGCGGGTACCCGCCACAGATGGTTGGGGGGAGAGCGTGGGAGACCTGCGCGGCAAGCCATTGACTCTGGTGCTGACGGATGGCGGGCTGGCGCAAGAGGCCACGGTGACTATCGGGCAAGCGCTGACGTTACCGCAATCCAATGCCTCATTTTGGTCTTGGGTTCTGATGGCGCTGGCGGGGGGATTAATCCTTAACCTGATGCCATGTGTGCTGCCAGTATTGGCAATGAAGCTGAGTTCGATTCTGCAAACCGAGCAGCAAACTCGCCGTCAGGTGCGGTGGCAGTTTTTGGCTTCATCTGCCGGAATAATCACCTCATTTTGGTTACTGGCTTTGCTGATGACTGCTTTGCGTCTGGGCAACCATGCGCTTGGCTGGGGGATTCAGTTCCAAAATCCGTGGTTCATCGGTTTTATGGTCGTCGTCACCGCACTTTTTACCGCCAATCTGTTCGGATTGTTCGAGATTCAGCTCTCTTCGTCGCTAAATACCCGTATCGCCGCCCCGCGCGTCGAGAAACCGGGCGCACGCGGCATGGTTGGTCACTTTGGGCAAGGTGCTCTGGCGACTTTACTGGCAACACCGTGCTCTGCTCCCTTCCTCGGCACGGCAGTGGCTTTTGCACTGGCGGCCCCGTTACCCGCGCTATGGGGGATATTAACTGCGCTCGGTGTCGGGATGAGCTTGCCGTGGTTGGCGGTGGCCGCGTGGCCCAAACTGGCATTGTGCTTACCGCGCCCCGGTCGTTGGATGAACCATCTGCGCATCGCCATGGGGGTGCTGATGTTGGTGTCCAGTCTGTGGCTCTTGAGCTTGATGGTCAGCCATATCGGCCTACAAGCCGTCATTATCATCGCCGGAATAGTCTTGCTGGCGCTGCTACTGGCGATTGGCTGGCGTTACGGCACTCGCATCGCCGCGATAGTCAGTTTAATCGCGGTGCTGATTGTCGGAGGATTGCTACTGGCAGGGGCGCTCACCGCCGATTTATGGCGCAAGCCGCTGCATGACAATATTCCGTGGCAGCCGTTAACCGAATCCGCCATTCAAAAGGCACTCGCCGAAGATAAAAGAGTGTTTGTTGATGTCACCGCAGATTGGTGTGTGACTTGCAAAGTCAACAAAATACACGTGCTGATGCGCGATGATGTGCAACAAGCTTTGCAAGCGCCGGACGTGGTGGCGTTACGCGGCGACTGGACACGTCCTTCTGCGAATATCACCGCCTTTTTACGCGAACGCGGCAGTGTTGCCATTCCGTTCAATCAAATTTATGGGCCACAGCAGCCGCAGGGAGTCGTGCTTTCTCCACTGCTGGATCGTGACGTTCTATTGAAAGTGTTGGCCGATGCTAAAGGAAATGAAAAATGA